The DNA window GCCCGCGCTGCGGCCTTCTCGACCTCCAGCAGCGAGGCACGCCACGGACTGCCCGCCTCCAGCCGGCCCAGCACGTGCGACGTGTGGCCGAGGATGCTCGTGAGCGCGTTGTTGAAATCCATCGCGACCGTCCGCGTGAGCTGCATCGCGATCGCGAACTTCTGCTTCAGGCTCGCATCGGCCGCCTCGGTCTTGGTTGCCGGTGCGGGCGCCGCCGGCGCCTCCACGGCGGGGAGAAGTTGCAGGACGACCGTCGCCCGCGCATCGCGGCCGAGGGGCGCCACGCATACGGTGAACTGCGAGTAGAGCCCGTCCTTGGTCCGGAACTTGAGCTGGATGAGCCGCGCCGACACGTCGTCGATGTGCGCGAGGAAAACCTCCGCGCGGATGGAGTTCTGCGGAAACCAGACGCTTTGCAGCACCGAGTCATTCTGCCGGAGCGAGTCGCCGAACGCCGCGGCCGCCGCGCTGTTGAACTGGCGCACCACCCCGACCGGGTCCACGAGCAGGACCGGCCACGGGGCGAATTCGAAAGGGGCGAGCGCGTCGGGTTTCACGGACGAAACGGGGCGAGCTTATTCGCGGCAGGGCGAACCTCAACAGAAAACCCCGCGCAAGTCCTGCTGCCGGCCGGCCGGAAGCGGCCACTAGCCGCTTTGCTCGCGCGCGCGGGTTCCACTACGCTGGGCCCATGCCCGAGGCGAAGCCGCCCCCGCTCGATGCGCCGCTCGCGCGCCTTCCCGGCGTCGGCCCCGGACGCTCGGCGCAACTCGCGCGTCTCGGCCTTCACACGCTTCGCGACCTGCTGTTGCTCGCGCCGCGCCGGCACGAGGACCGCCGGCAGGGGCTCCCCATATCCAAGCTCGCCGCGGGCGAAGCCGCCGCCGTCTCCGGCAAGGTCGTCGCGATGGGCGTGAAGTCCTTTCGCAAAGGGACCAAGTCCATCTTCGAGCTCATTCTTGATGACGGCACCGCGCGTCTTCATTGCCGCTGGTGGAACTTGCCGTTCATGGAGAGCTACTTCAAGGTTGGCGACCAAGTTGTCGCGCATGGAAGGCCCGTCTCCCTCAAGCCGCGCACGATGGACCATCCCGAGACCGAGGTGATCGAAGCCGGCGAGGAAGCCTCAATCCACGTCCACCGCATCGTCCCCGTCTATCCGCTAACCGAGGGGCTCGCGCAACGCGTCCTGCGCGGCCTCATGTGGCGCGCGCTCGCGTCGTGCGGCGGGCAGTTCGCCGACCCGTGGGCGGGCATCACCGGGACGGTCGTGACCACGCCGTTGACGCCCCGCACGCGCGGCGGCGTGCAGCACGAAATGCCGCTGCCCGCGAGCGCGGACGCGCTGCTCATGTGGCCCTCGCGCGCTGAGGCCGTGCGCTGTCTCCACTTTCCGGATGAGATGTTCCAGGCCGAACTCGCGCGGCAGCGGCTGGCGCTTGACGAGCTTGTCGCGCTCCAGCTCGAACTGCGCCGTCGCCGCGGGCGGTTGTTGGCGAATGCGCGCGGACTTCCGTGCGCCGGCGACAACACGCTCATCAAGCCGTTCCTCGCGCGCCTCGGCTTCACGCTCACCGGCGCGCAGACGGCGGTGCTTCGGGACATCCGGCGCGACCTCGGCAGCGGGAAGCCGATGCGCCGCCTCCTGCAGGGCGACGTCGGCGCGGGCAAGACCGCCGTGGCCGCGTGCGCGGCGCTGATGGCCATCGAGGGCGGCTTCAACGTCGCGCTCATGGCGCCGACGGAAATCCTCGCGGACCAGCACTGGCGCAACTTCACCGCGTGGCTTGAGCCGCTCGGCGTGCGCGTGGCGCTGCTCACCGGAAGCCGGAAAACGGAGCGCGAGGCATGGTCTGCGGACCGTGACGGGCAGGAAGCCGCGCCGCCCGCGGATCGTCACGCCCCACGCCCCACGCGCCACGGCTCGCTCTTCATCGGCACCCATGCGCTGCTCGAACCGGGGTTCGCGCCTCCGAATCTCGGCCTCGTGGTGAT is part of the Verrucomicrobiota bacterium genome and encodes:
- the recG gene encoding ATP-dependent DNA helicase RecG — protein: MPEAKPPPLDAPLARLPGVGPGRSAQLARLGLHTLRDLLLLAPRRHEDRRQGLPISKLAAGEAAAVSGKVVAMGVKSFRKGTKSIFELILDDGTARLHCRWWNLPFMESYFKVGDQVVAHGRPVSLKPRTMDHPETEVIEAGEEASIHVHRIVPVYPLTEGLAQRVLRGLMWRALASCGGQFADPWAGITGTVVTTPLTPRTRGGVQHEMPLPASADALLMWPSRAEAVRCLHFPDEMFQAELARQRLALDELVALQLELRRRRGRLLANARGLPCAGDNTLIKPFLARLGFTLTGAQTAVLRDIRRDLGSGKPMRRLLQGDVGAGKTAVAACAALMAIEGGFNVALMAPTEILADQHWRNFTAWLEPLGVRVALLTGSRKTEREAWSADRDGQEAAPPADRHAPRPTRHGSLFIGTHALLEPGFAPPNLGLVVIDEQHKFGVTQREALVRKGRFPHLLVMTATPIPRTLGLTLYGDLDSSVIRELPPGRGRIRTFLRGAETLAKVWGFVRGKLAEGRQVYVVYPRVEDEDLRTGTKAVKAGFDSLQRECAPHRVALLHGRLPSDVKERVMADFRANRVQALLTTSVIEVGVDVPNATVMVIENAEQFGLAQLHQLRGRIGRGAHESFCILVADLQAEGAKQRLKVLADTTDGFRIAEADLEWRGPGELLGQAQSGMPSFQFADLRRDLKLVEFARDLAARLPVNP